GGCCGGCTGATGCAGCGTGTTCCACCAGTCGACCGAGAACTTGATGATCGGGATGTTGATGGCGCCGACCAGGGTCAGCACCGCCGCCGCCCTTGCCGCCCGCGACGGGTCCTCGACCGCGCGCCACAGCGCCATCAGGCCGAGATACATCAGGAACAGGATCAAGACCGAGGTCAGCCGCGCATCCCACTCCCAATAGGTGCCCCACATCGGCCGGCCCCACAGTGAGCCGGTGACCAGCGCAAGGAAGGTGAAGGCGGCGCCGATCGGTGCTGCGGCCTTGGCGGCGACGTCGGCGAGCGGATGCCGCCACACCAGCGTGCCGAGCGCAGCCACGCTCATCACGCCCCAGACGAACATCGACAGCCACGCATTCGGGACGTGGATGAACATGATCTTGACCGTGGCGCCCTGCTGGTAGTCGTCGGGCGCCATCGCCGACTGGTAGAGCCCGATTGCGAGCAGGACCGCGGTCACGCCCGCGAGCCACGGCAGGATGCGCGCGGTCAGCGCCAGAAACCTGGTCGGATTGGCGAGGTCGGTCAGCGTCTCGGTCAGCTTCATGGCACCCTGATAATCGTCCGCTGTGAACGAGGCAATTGGCCGAACTCCCCTCGGCGAGATTTGATCGGGTCCATCTCAGTCCAGCCCGTGCCGCAGGCTCGCGGCGGCCGCAAACGGGCCGATCACGAGGCTGGCAAGCGACAGCGCGCAAAGGATCGAGAACGGTGTTCCAAACGGCAGCGGCCCCGAGATCGCCGCCTGCGAGGCCGCAACGCCGAAGATCAGCACCGGGATCGACAGCGGCAGCACCAGCACCGCGAGCAATAGCCCGCCGCGATGCAGCGTCACCGCCAGGGCCGCGCCGATCATGCCGGTGAAGGTCAGCGCCGGTGTTCCCGCCAGCAAGGTCGCGGCAACCGCAAGCGTCGCGGTGCCGTCGAGATTAAGCAGCAGGCCGAGCACCGGCGTTGCGATGATCAGCGGCAGGCCGGCGGCGATCCAGTGCGCCAGCGCCTTGGCCGCGCAGGCGAGTTCCAGCGGCGTCCGGCTCATCACGATCAGGTCGAGCGAGCCGTCCTCGTGGTCGGCCGTGAACAGCCGGTCGAGGGTGAGCAGGCTCGCCAGCAGCGCGCCGAGCCAGAGGATCGCGGGCCCGAGCCGCGACAGCAGCGCCAGATCCGGCCCCACCGCGAACGGCATCAGCACCGTGACGGTGAGGAAGAACAGCACCCCGATCAGCGCGCCGCCGCCGACGCGCAGCGCGATCCGGATGTCGCGCCGGATCAGAGCAGTGAGCGCGCTCATGCCGCGCCTCCCATCCGCAGATCGCGCGCATCGATGCCGAGCGGCAAATGCGTCGCGGCGACGATCAGGCCGCCGCGGGCGAGATGGTCGCGCATCAGGCCGACGAACAGCGCCTGTCCGGCCGCATCGAGCGCCGATGTCGGCTCGTCCAGCAGCCAGACCGGCCGCCGCACGGAGAGCAAACGCGCGATCGACAGGCGGCGGCGCTGGCCGGCGGAGAGGTAGGCCGCCGGCAGATGCGCGGCATGGTCGAGCGCCACGGCGGCA
This Bradyrhizobium sp. CCBAU 53421 DNA region includes the following protein-coding sequences:
- the ccmB gene encoding heme exporter protein CcmB → MSALTALIRRDIRIALRVGGGALIGVLFFLTVTVLMPFAVGPDLALLSRLGPAILWLGALLASLLTLDRLFTADHEDGSLDLIVMSRTPLELACAAKALAHWIAAGLPLIIATPVLGLLLNLDGTATLAVAATLLAGTPALTFTGMIGAALAVTLHRGGLLLAVLVLPLSIPVLIFGVAASQAAISGPLPFGTPFSILCALSLASLVIGPFAAAASLRHGLD
- a CDS encoding heme ABC transporter permease, translated to MKLTETLTDLANPTRFLALTARILPWLAGVTAVLLAIGLYQSAMAPDDYQQGATVKIMFIHVPNAWLSMFVWGVMSVAALGTLVWRHPLADVAAKAAAPIGAAFTFLALVTGSLWGRPMWGTYWEWDARLTSVLILFLMYLGLMALWRAVEDPSRAARAAAVLTLVGAINIPIIKFSVDWWNTLHQPASVLRMGGSTLDKAFLWPLLVMAIAFSLLFITLHLAAMRNEILRRRVRSLQMMQASRVAFTGEAAAGPKEIGAA